Part of the Imperialibacter roseus genome, CCGGCCAGGCGTAATTTCCTCAAGAGCAACCCGGTAGAAATGCGCCATATTATTGATGAATTCCAGCGGGTGGCGCTGGCTCATCCGGGCATCGCATTTTCCCTCCATCAAAATGACCTCCCGGTATATCAGCTCGAGGAAGGAAAGCTATCGGGCCGGATCATCGGGCTCTTCAACAAAAATTACAGGGAACAATTGGTGCCGGTGGACGAAAGCACCGACCAGATCAAAATCCATGGCTACATTGGCAAGCCAGAGTTCAGCAAGAAAACCCGTGGCGAGCAGTTCTTCTTTATCAACAATCGCTACATCAAAAACAATTACCTGAATCACGCTCTTACGAGCGCCTTCGAAGGCCTTTTGTCGGCCGACACCCATCCGTTTTATGTGCTTTTCATTGATATGGATCCTTCCAAAATAGATATCAATGTGCACCCGACGAAGACTGAAGTGAAGTTTGAAGATGAGCGAATGATATATGGTGTGGTAAAATCTGCCATCAGGCAGGCACTTGGCGCACATAACATAGCGCCCTCTCTGGACTTCAATTACGACGTGAACTTTGAGGCGATCACCCGCTCAAAGCTTAATTTTGATGAGATAAGCCAGGCGAAAAGACCTATGCCGGCCAGTTCGTCGTCTTTCAGCTCCCCGTTGAGTAAAAACAACGCAAAGAACTGGGAAAGACTCTACGAAGATGCCAATCTGGAAGCCCAATATTCTTTTGAAGATGTGAAGAAAGAGGGGGCTGCCGGTGCGGAACCTATTGTTAAAACTTTTGCCAGCGACGCAACGCCGGAGGAGCCCACGCAGGAGATTCAAGCGGCCACACTTGAAGCAGAAATCAATCCCCCGTTCCAGCTTCACAAAAAATACATTTGTAAGCAGGTGAAATCAGGCTTGCTGATCATCAATCAGGAGCACGCCCACGAAAGGATACTTTTCGAGAGGTTCACACACCACCTCGAAAAAGGCCAGGCAGCTTCGCAGCAATTTCTTTTTCCACAGCAGCTCAACCTCAACCCCTCCGATTATCAATTAGTGATGGAAATGGAGGAAGAAATGAAAGCACTGGGATTTGTTTTCAGTATATTCGGCCAAAATACCCTCGTAATCAACGGCATGCCTGCCGAACTTTCCGGCTCCAACGAGAAGGAAGTGCTGGAGGGGTTGATAGAACAATTTAAAGTTTATAAATCTGAATTGAGTATAAATCGTAAAGAGAATCTGGCGAGGTCAATGGCCAAACGCACCGGGCTCAAAAATGGAAAGATGCTTAGCAACGAAGAAATGGTCTCATTGATCGATCAGCTTTTTGCCTGCACCCAACCTAACTATACGCCCGGCGGCCAGGCAACCATGTACATATTAGGCCTTGATCGGCTTGCCAGTTTCTTTAATGAATAAACGCCTATGTTCAACCTGACACCCATGGTGAAAAACCTCCTGATAGTAAATCTGGTGGTGTTTTTTTTGGAAAGTATTTTAAAAATGGACTTCGCAGCCACATTTGGGTTGCGGTATATTCTGGCCGACTCGTTTGCGCCCTACCAGTTCATCACCTACATGTTTGTGCATGGTGGCTTTATGCACCTGTTTGGCAACATGTTTGCCCTGATCATATTCGGCAACATGCTTGAGCGCTTTTGGGGGCCGAAGAGATTCCTTTTCTTTTATATGGTCACTGGCATAGGCGCTGGCCTTTTATATGCCACCATTGACTATATCGAAACTTCGGCTGTTTCAAATGATGCGATGGCCTACCTGGCCGACCCTGACCCCGAAGCTTTCAACCTTTTTGTGGTGCAGCATGCCAGCCAGTACTACGAAAGCCTGATTAGCTTTATTGATGCTTATGTAGAAAACCCAAACAACCCGGAGTATATCAGCCAAAGCAGGGTATTTGTGCAAGACCTTGTGGGTAGGATTGAAAACGTGCCCATGGTGGGAGCTTCCGGAGCGGTGTTTGGAATTTTAATGGCTTTTGGAATGCTATTTCCCAATACGCAACTGTTTTTGTTATTCCCCCCCATACCCATCAAAGCAAAATATTTGGTATTTTTCTACGGAGCTTATGAATTGTATTCAGAGCTAAACCGTTCTCAGGGGGACAATGTCGCTCACCTGGCTCACCTGGGTGGTATGCTCATCGCATTTATAGTGATTAAATACTGGCAAAAAAACTCCAGCAAATTCTATTAGAAGACTATGTACGGAAACGGCGGACTTTTCGACGATTTTAAAAACGCCTGGAGCAGGCCTAACAATGGGCTGATCCAGCTCATCATGATCAATGTGATTATTTTTGTAGCGCTGATCATTTTCAAAGTGATATTGGTCTTGTCGGGCAACCCTGATGTCTATCAGATGATCCTTCGCCAGTTCATGTTACCTGCGTCCATCGATAGCTTCATCGTCAAACCGTGGACCCTGCTCACATATTTCTTTACCCACGAAGGCTTCTTCCACATTATCTTCAATATGCTTTTCCTTTTTTGGTTCGGGAAGATCATTGTAGAGTATCTCGGCGACCAGCGGGCCATTTCCATGTATGTGATTGGAGGCATCGTTGGAGGGCTCTTCTACATACTCATTTATAACCTTATCCCTTACTTTCACGAAAGAGTGGCTGGATCGGTCATGCTGGGAGCTTCCGCAGGTGTGTACGCCATTGTGGTAGGAGCCGCCACGTTTATGCCCAACTACACCTTTTTCCTGCTCTTTCTCGGGCCAGTCAAAATCAAATACATTGCCATCTTTTACATACTGCTGTCTTTTTCACAAACCATTGGTGCCAACGCTGGCGGTGAGCTGGCTCACCTCGGGGGTGCTTTGATGGGTTTCATCTTTATTCGACAGCTCCAGCGAGGCAACGATATTGGAACGCCGGTGGTAAGTGTGATGGAATGGTTCAAAGGTTTATTCAAGCCCTCCCCAAAAATCAGGGTCACACACAAGAGCACGAAATTCACCGGCACGAAGAAAGCCTCAGCGTCCAACACTAAATCTGATCAGGATGAAATTGATGCTATCCTCGACAAGATTTCGCACTCCGGCTATGAGAGCCTGAGCAAAGAAGAAAAGCAGAAGCTTTTCAATGCTAGTAAGAAATAGAAAGGATAGTGGATATCAAGATCAGGCTGCGGGCTTGTCTTTGATGGCTAGCTGCCCGCAGGCGGCGTCGATGTCTTTGCCCCGGCTGCGCCGCACATTGACCACCACCCCCCTGTCTTCCAGGTAGGCCGAGAACTTATCAAGCGCTTCGGGGTCGGCATTTTTATAAGTTGCTTCTGCAATCGGATTGTACTCTATAATGTTCACCTTGCTGGGCACAGCCTTTGTAAACTGGAAAAGCTCTTCAGCATCCTTTAATGTGTCGTTGAAACTATAGAACATGATATACTCAAAAGTAATCTTGTTCTTCGTTTTCTGATAGAAATACTGCAAGGCCTCTTTCAATGCCTCCAATGTATTGGACTCATTGATGGGCATGATCTGGTTGCGCTTTTCATCATTGGCGGCGTGGAGCGACAACGCCAGATTAAACTTCACCTCGTCATCGCCCAGCTTTTTGATCATTTTGGCAATGCCAGCCGTAGAAACCGTGATTCGTTTTGGCGACATGCCTAGCCCGTCAGGAGACGTAATATACTCTACCGACTTGAGCACATTGGCATAGTTGAGCAGCGGTTCGCCCATGCCCATGTACACTATATTAGTAAGAGGCACATTGTTGGCTTCCCTTGCCTGCCTGTCAATCATCACCACCTGATCGTAAATTTCTGCGGGATCCAAATTCCTTTTGCGCTCCATATAACCGGTGGCGCAAAACTTACAAGTCAATGAGCAACCCACCTGTGAAGACACGCAAGCGGTCATGCGGTCATCGGCCGGGATAAGCACACCCTCAATCATGTGGCCATCGTGTAGCCGGAAGCCAGATTTAATTGTTCCGTCGGCCGACACCTGCTTGGTAGCAGTGGTTACCGGCAAAATACTGAAATGCTCCTTCAGCATATCCCTTGTCTTCAACGACAGGTTGGTCATTTCATCAAAGGACGTAGCAGACTTTTTCCACAGCCATTCGCTCACCTGCTTGGCTCTGAAAGCAGGTTCTCCCCATGTTTTAAAAACATCGACGAGCTCTGATGAAGAAATTTTTCGAATATCTTGCACTATGTGTGGGTATTAAAGCTGTAAAGTTAGCGACTATTAGTTGTTAAGTGATGCCAGCGGCAAAGGAATTTGGGTTTTGTCAGGCCAGTGAGATCGAACCGGAATTGAATTGACGATAAACACCCAATGACTCAGCTAACCTTCTCGGCCCTTACGAAGTTCCTTCCGGCTGTTTACCTGCTACCAATAAGTACTATCGGAATTGGTGGCGGCACGAATGGTTGTGTCCATTAAAATTCCTAAAAGGAAGACGAAAATTAACCAGGAGACCTTTCAGACTTAAACGAGTTGGCCCGGGCACAAAAGTTTCACTATTATTACCTTTCAATAAGTTTACTACATACTAACTGTTCAAAACTAGTTGGAAGCAATCATAGTTGACGACGAGGCCCCACTGCGAGAGGCACTAAAAGCTCTCTTAAAGGTTTCACACCCTGATATCCAAATCGCAGGTGAGGCAGACTCAGTTAGTACTGGATTTCAGGTGATCAGCAGT contains:
- the mutL gene encoding DNA mismatch repair endonuclease MutL, which gives rise to MSDIIRLLPESLANQIAAGEVVQRPASAVKELLENSVDAGASSIQLIVKEAGKQLIRVIDNGAGMSETDARMSFERHATSKLRTPEDLFRIQTKGFRGEALASIAAVAQVELKTKRKESELGSFICIEGSEIKKQEPCVTPQGSTVSVKNLFFNVPARRNFLKSNPVEMRHIIDEFQRVALAHPGIAFSLHQNDLPVYQLEEGKLSGRIIGLFNKNYREQLVPVDESTDQIKIHGYIGKPEFSKKTRGEQFFFINNRYIKNNYLNHALTSAFEGLLSADTHPFYVLFIDMDPSKIDINVHPTKTEVKFEDERMIYGVVKSAIRQALGAHNIAPSLDFNYDVNFEAITRSKLNFDEISQAKRPMPASSSSFSSPLSKNNAKNWERLYEDANLEAQYSFEDVKKEGAAGAEPIVKTFASDATPEEPTQEIQAATLEAEINPPFQLHKKYICKQVKSGLLIINQEHAHERILFERFTHHLEKGQAASQQFLFPQQLNLNPSDYQLVMEMEEEMKALGFVFSIFGQNTLVINGMPAELSGSNEKEVLEGLIEQFKVYKSELSINRKENLARSMAKRTGLKNGKMLSNEEMVSLIDQLFACTQPNYTPGGQATMYILGLDRLASFFNE
- a CDS encoding rhomboid family intramembrane serine protease is translated as MFNLTPMVKNLLIVNLVVFFLESILKMDFAATFGLRYILADSFAPYQFITYMFVHGGFMHLFGNMFALIIFGNMLERFWGPKRFLFFYMVTGIGAGLLYATIDYIETSAVSNDAMAYLADPDPEAFNLFVVQHASQYYESLISFIDAYVENPNNPEYISQSRVFVQDLVGRIENVPMVGASGAVFGILMAFGMLFPNTQLFLLFPPIPIKAKYLVFFYGAYELYSELNRSQGDNVAHLAHLGGMLIAFIVIKYWQKNSSKFY
- a CDS encoding rhomboid family intramembrane serine protease, whose amino-acid sequence is MYGNGGLFDDFKNAWSRPNNGLIQLIMINVIIFVALIIFKVILVLSGNPDVYQMILRQFMLPASIDSFIVKPWTLLTYFFTHEGFFHIIFNMLFLFWFGKIIVEYLGDQRAISMYVIGGIVGGLFYILIYNLIPYFHERVAGSVMLGASAGVYAIVVGAATFMPNYTFFLLFLGPVKIKYIAIFYILLSFSQTIGANAGGELAHLGGALMGFIFIRQLQRGNDIGTPVVSVMEWFKGLFKPSPKIRVTHKSTKFTGTKKASASNTKSDQDEIDAILDKISHSGYESLSKEEKQKLFNASKK
- the rlmN gene encoding 23S rRNA (adenine(2503)-C(2))-methyltransferase RlmN, which translates into the protein MVQDIRKISSSELVDVFKTWGEPAFRAKQVSEWLWKKSATSFDEMTNLSLKTRDMLKEHFSILPVTTATKQVSADGTIKSGFRLHDGHMIEGVLIPADDRMTACVSSQVGCSLTCKFCATGYMERKRNLDPAEIYDQVVMIDRQAREANNVPLTNIVYMGMGEPLLNYANVLKSVEYITSPDGLGMSPKRITVSTAGIAKMIKKLGDDEVKFNLALSLHAANDEKRNQIMPINESNTLEALKEALQYFYQKTKNKITFEYIMFYSFNDTLKDAEELFQFTKAVPSKVNIIEYNPIAEATYKNADPEALDKFSAYLEDRGVVVNVRRSRGKDIDAACGQLAIKDKPAA